From the genome of Haemophilus parainfluenzae, one region includes:
- a CDS encoding alanine/glycine:cation symporter family protein → MSLQTTLSAISNFVWGPPLLILLSGTGLYLTLRLGFLQIRYLPRALGYLFARGANKGKGDVSSFAALCTALAATIGTGNIVGVATAVQAGGPGAIFWMWLVALLGMATKYAECLLAVKYRVRDKYGFMAGGPMYYIERGLGIKWLAKLFALFGVLVAFFGIGTFPQVNAITHAMQDTFNVPVVITATVVTILVAMIILGGVRRIARASAVIVPFMALGYVMTSIIILIVNYDKLPAAISLIIHSAFDPQAALGGAVGFTVMKAIQSGVARGIFSNESGLGSAPIAAAAAQTKEPVRQGLISMTGTFLDTIIVCTMTGLVLVITGAWSNPELSGASVTNYAFAQGLGTSFGATIVTVGLLFFAFTTILGWCYYGERCFLYLVGIRGIKLYRFVFIVLVGAGSFLTLDLIWILADIVNGLMAFPNLVALIGLRKEIISETKDYFERLKATQHDQDELA, encoded by the coding sequence ATGTCATTACAGACAACCTTATCTGCTATCAGCAACTTTGTATGGGGACCGCCCCTACTTATTCTATTGTCCGGAACCGGACTTTATCTCACCCTTCGTTTAGGCTTTTTGCAAATTCGTTATTTGCCTCGTGCCTTGGGATATTTATTTGCTCGTGGTGCAAATAAAGGCAAAGGGGACGTGTCTTCTTTTGCTGCACTTTGTACCGCATTAGCGGCAACCATTGGTACAGGGAATATCGTGGGTGTAGCGACCGCAGTACAAGCGGGTGGACCTGGCGCGATTTTTTGGATGTGGCTAGTTGCATTATTAGGCATGGCAACCAAATATGCCGAATGTTTGCTTGCAGTGAAATATCGTGTGCGCGATAAATACGGTTTTATGGCTGGTGGACCAATGTATTACATCGAACGTGGTCTTGGTATCAAATGGTTAGCGAAATTATTTGCGTTATTTGGGGTGTTGGTGGCCTTTTTCGGTATCGGTACTTTCCCTCAAGTGAATGCGATTACGCATGCGATGCAAGACACCTTTAACGTGCCTGTTGTGATTACTGCAACAGTGGTGACGATATTGGTCGCGATGATTATTCTTGGTGGAGTAAGACGTATTGCGAGAGCCTCTGCAGTCATTGTGCCTTTTATGGCGCTGGGTTATGTGATGACCTCAATTATCATCTTAATCGTTAATTACGATAAATTACCTGCTGCAATTTCATTAATTATTCACAGTGCGTTTGATCCACAAGCAGCTTTAGGTGGCGCAGTTGGCTTTACAGTAATGAAAGCAATTCAATCGGGGGTTGCGCGCGGTATTTTCTCAAATGAATCAGGTTTAGGGAGTGCGCCGATCGCAGCCGCAGCAGCGCAAACGAAAGAGCCCGTTCGCCAAGGTTTAATTTCGATGACGGGGACATTTTTAGATACTATCATCGTATGTACGATGACAGGCTTAGTGCTTGTGATTACAGGAGCATGGAGTAATCCTGAGCTTTCAGGTGCAAGTGTGACTAACTATGCTTTTGCACAGGGATTAGGTACATCATTTGGTGCAACGATTGTAACAGTAGGATTATTATTCTTTGCTTTCACCACTATTTTAGGGTGGTGCTACTACGGTGAACGTTGTTTCCTTTACTTAGTCGGTATCCGTGGTATTAAATTGTATCGCTTCGTGTTTATTGTTCTGGTTGGGGCAGGCTCATTCCTGACTTTAGATTTAATTTGGATCTTAGCGGATATCGTGAATGGTTTAATGGCCTTTCCAAACTTAGTTGCATTAATTGGTTTACGTAAAGAGATTATTTCAGAAACCAAAGATTACTTTGAACGTTTAAAAGCGACGCAACATGATCAAGATGAATTAGCCTAA
- the tkt gene encoding transketolase produces the protein MATRRQLANAIRALSMDAVQKAKSGHPGAPMGMADIAEVLWRDFLKHNPNNPKWADRDRFVLSNGHGSMLIYSLLHLTGYDLSIEDLKQFRQLHSKTPGHPEYGYAPGVETTTGPLGQGITNAVGMAIAEKTLAGQFNREGHEIVDHHTYVFLGDGCLMEGISHEACSLAGTLGLGKLIAFYDDNNISIDGHVDGWFSDDTAERFEAYGWQVIRNVDGHDAEQIRAATILAQAEKEKPTLIICKTIIGFGSPNKSGSHDCHGAPLGDEEIALTRKALGWEYDPFEIPAEYYAEWSAKEKGAAAEKSWEEKFAAYAKAYPELAAEFTRRVNGELPANWAAESKAFIEKLQANPASIASRKASQNAIEAYAHVLPEFLGGSADLASSNLTLWSGSKPIRAHENVGGNYINYGVREFGMSAIMNGIALHGGFIPYGATFLMFYEYAHNAVRMAALMKQRTLFVYTHDSIGLGEDGPTHQPVEQTTSLRLIPNLETWRPCDQVESAIAWQQAVERQDGPSALIFTRQNLAQMDRTSAQLEAVKRGAYVLKDCEGTPELIFIATGSEVELAVKAADVLTAEGKKVRVVSMPSTNRFDKQDAAYRESVLPAAVTKRVAIEAGIADFWYKYVGFEGRVVGMNSFGESAPADQLFKLFGFTVDNVVAKAKEIL, from the coding sequence ATGGCAACTCGTAGACAACTCGCCAACGCAATTCGTGCGCTATCAATGGATGCAGTACAAAAAGCGAAATCAGGCCACCCAGGTGCACCGATGGGAATGGCGGATATCGCTGAAGTATTATGGCGCGATTTCTTAAAACATAACCCAAACAATCCTAAATGGGCCGATCGCGACCGTTTTGTACTTTCTAATGGCCACGGTTCAATGTTGATCTATAGCTTATTACATTTAACAGGCTATGATCTTTCTATCGAAGATTTAAAACAATTCCGTCAATTACATTCTAAAACCCCAGGACACCCAGAATATGGTTATGCACCAGGTGTTGAAACCACAACTGGTCCGTTAGGCCAAGGTATCACTAATGCAGTAGGGATGGCGATTGCTGAGAAAACATTAGCAGGTCAATTTAACCGTGAAGGCCATGAAATTGTTGATCACCACACTTATGTGTTCTTAGGCGATGGCTGTTTAATGGAAGGGATTTCTCACGAAGCTTGCTCTTTAGCAGGAACATTAGGCCTAGGTAAATTAATCGCATTCTACGATGACAACAATATTTCGATTGATGGTCATGTTGATGGTTGGTTCAGCGATGATACGGCAGAACGTTTTGAAGCTTATGGCTGGCAAGTAATCCGTAATGTAGATGGTCACGATGCAGAACAAATTCGTGCTGCAACCATTCTTGCTCAAGCAGAAAAAGAAAAACCAACGTTAATTATTTGTAAAACCATCATCGGCTTCGGTTCACCAAATAAATCAGGTTCTCATGATTGTCACGGTGCACCATTAGGTGATGAAGAAATTGCATTAACTCGTAAAGCACTAGGCTGGGAATATGATCCATTTGAAATTCCAGCTGAGTACTATGCTGAATGGTCTGCGAAAGAAAAAGGCGCTGCAGCAGAAAAATCTTGGGAAGAAAAATTTGCCGCTTATGCGAAAGCATACCCTGAACTTGCAGCAGAATTTACACGTCGTGTAAACGGTGAATTACCAGCAAATTGGGCGGCAGAATCTAAAGCGTTCATTGAAAAATTACAAGCTAACCCTGCAAGCATTGCAAGCCGTAAAGCATCACAAAATGCAATCGAAGCTTATGCACATGTATTACCTGAATTCTTAGGTGGCTCTGCAGACTTAGCAAGCTCTAACTTAACCTTATGGAGCGGTTCTAAACCAATTCGTGCACACGAAAACGTAGGTGGTAACTATATCAACTATGGTGTGCGTGAGTTTGGCATGTCCGCGATCATGAATGGTATTGCTTTACACGGCGGGTTCATTCCTTACGGCGCAACCTTCTTAATGTTCTACGAATATGCACACAATGCAGTGCGTATGGCAGCATTAATGAAACAACGCACTTTATTCGTTTATACTCATGACTCGATCGGTTTAGGCGAAGATGGTCCAACTCACCAACCGGTTGAGCAAACTACATCATTACGCTTAATTCCAAATCTTGAAACATGGCGTCCATGTGACCAAGTGGAATCAGCCATCGCATGGCAACAAGCGGTTGAGCGTCAAGATGGCCCAAGTGCGTTGATCTTTACCCGTCAAAACTTAGCACAAATGGACCGCACTTCTGCACAATTAGAGGCAGTTAAACGTGGTGCTTATGTGTTAAAAGACTGTGAGGGTACACCAGAGTTAATCTTCATTGCGACAGGTTCTGAAGTGGAATTAGCGGTGAAAGCAGCAGATGTATTGACTGCTGAAGGTAAAAAAGTACGTGTCGTCTCTATGCCAAGCACTAACCGTTTCGACAAACAAGATGCAGCGTACCGTGAAAGTGTGTTACCTGCAGCCGTAACCAAACGTGTTGCAATCGAAGCAGGTATTGCAGACTTCTGGTATAAATACGTCGGCTTCGAAGGCCGCGTGGTAGGTATGAATAGCTTCGGCGAATCAGCACCAGCGGATCAATTATTCAAACTCTTTGGTTTCACCGTGGATAACGTGGTAGCAAAAGCAAAAGAGATTTTATAA
- a CDS encoding YtjB family periplasmic protein: MQLIKEKLQKSLMFGLIVLLCIAAMAVILFGVKQFKIGSQLSSVNQVANLSHTLVRQQANLFSVLLTNNAKSDQLVENLDNLVKEDFVLDATIYDYNGKELAQSTNTGNLREQLGLEHKNEGEFSTQQIVEPIYSASNNAVRGFLRVTFDAQYAQTTQSKINQVFHRLYGEIVVVFLLGALFASSIHYFLSHYRRTYRKPVETKTVVNLQGKSSSQRFHQRRRRI, encoded by the coding sequence GTGCAATTAATTAAAGAAAAACTTCAAAAATCACTGATGTTTGGGCTCATCGTGCTGCTTTGTATTGCGGCCATGGCGGTGATTTTGTTTGGCGTGAAACAATTTAAGATTGGTTCACAGCTTTCAAGTGTGAATCAAGTAGCGAATTTATCGCATACTTTGGTTCGTCAGCAGGCCAATTTATTTTCAGTTTTATTAACCAATAATGCGAAATCCGATCAGCTCGTCGAAAATTTAGATAATTTAGTCAAAGAAGACTTTGTGCTCGATGCGACCATTTATGATTATAACGGCAAAGAATTGGCACAAAGTACCAATACCGGTAATCTTCGTGAGCAACTTGGCCTTGAGCATAAAAATGAAGGTGAGTTTTCAACACAACAAATTGTTGAACCGATTTACTCGGCTTCCAATAATGCGGTTCGTGGCTTTTTGCGCGTGACCTTTGACGCCCAATATGCTCAAACGACGCAGAGCAAAATCAATCAAGTTTTTCACCGCTTATATGGTGAAATTGTCGTGGTCTTTTTATTAGGCGCTTTATTCGCCAGTTCCATTCATTATTTTTTAAGTCATTATCGTCGAACATATCGAAAACCAGTGGAAACTAAAACGGTAGTCAATTTACAAGGTAAATCGAGTAGCCAACGTTTCCATCAACGTCGTCGAAGAATTTGA
- the serB gene encoding phosphoserine phosphatase, with the protein MQIQNLASITQKYPQFPTALSSDLPHSDETHAFILYGTTLNLAKLLQFQQKCGQSFQCFDAWNVEKNTVVLLKGKWLADFNAHAHDLQLDIAKLDFDAKLSEKGLLVMDMDSTAIQIECIDEIAKLAGTGELVSAITESAMRGELDFEQSLRRRVGTLKGAPESILQQVREKLPLMPGLIETIKTLQQHGWKTAIASGGFTYFADYLKSLLNLDFAASNQFEIIDGTLTGNVKGSVVDAQYKANTLQKLSEEYNIPRKNTLAIGDGANDLAMMNVAGLGVAFHAKPKVQQQAQIVVNFADLTALLCLLSANDRI; encoded by the coding sequence ATGCAAATTCAAAACCTTGCAAGCATTACCCAAAAATATCCCCAATTTCCTACCGCACTTTCGTCTGATTTGCCTCATTCCGATGAAACACATGCGTTTATTTTATACGGCACAACGCTGAATTTAGCGAAATTACTCCAATTTCAACAAAAGTGCGGTCAATCTTTCCAGTGTTTTGATGCATGGAACGTTGAAAAAAATACCGTTGTCCTTTTAAAAGGCAAATGGCTAGCCGATTTTAATGCCCATGCCCACGACCTGCAATTAGACATCGCTAAACTGGATTTTGATGCAAAATTATCAGAAAAAGGTTTATTGGTGATGGATATGGATTCTACGGCAATTCAAATTGAATGCATTGATGAAATCGCCAAACTGGCTGGTACAGGTGAGTTAGTTTCAGCCATTACTGAAAGCGCAATGCGTGGCGAGCTCGATTTTGAACAAAGTTTGCGTCGCCGTGTGGGAACACTTAAAGGCGCACCAGAAAGTATTTTGCAACAAGTACGTGAAAAATTACCGTTAATGCCGGGCTTAATTGAAACCATTAAGACATTACAACAACATGGTTGGAAAACTGCCATCGCTTCCGGTGGCTTTACCTATTTCGCCGATTATTTAAAAAGTTTATTAAACCTCGATTTTGCGGCATCTAATCAATTTGAAATTATTGATGGCACGCTGACTGGCAATGTAAAAGGTAGCGTGGTCGATGCACAATACAAAGCGAATACCTTGCAAAAACTCTCTGAAGAATACAACATTCCACGCAAAAATACCCTCGCCATTGGTGATGGCGCTAATGATTTGGCTATGATGAATGTCGCAGGATTAGGCGTAGCATTTCATGCCAAACCGAAGGTGCAACAACAAGCACAAATTGTGGTAAACTTTGCTGACTTAACCGCACTTTTATGTCTTTTAAGTGCAAATGATCGAATTTAA
- a CDS encoding YajQ family cyclic di-GMP-binding protein produces MPSFDIVSEITMHEVRNAVENANRVLSTRYDFRGVEAVIELNEKSEMVKVTTESDFQLEQLIEILIGAFVKRGIEHSSLDIPTESEHHGKLYTKEIKLKQGIEPDMAKKITKLVKDSKIKVQTQIQGEQVRVTGKSRDDLQAVIQLVKGAELGQPFQFNNFRD; encoded by the coding sequence ATGCCATCTTTTGACATCGTATCAGAAATTACTATGCACGAAGTGCGTAATGCGGTTGAAAATGCAAACCGCGTATTAAGTACACGTTATGATTTCCGTGGCGTGGAAGCCGTCATTGAATTAAATGAAAAAAGCGAAATGGTGAAAGTGACCACCGAATCTGATTTCCAATTAGAACAATTAATTGAAATCTTGATTGGTGCGTTTGTAAAACGTGGCATTGAGCATAGCTCATTGGATATTCCAACAGAAAGTGAACATCACGGTAAACTTTACACCAAAGAAATCAAATTAAAGCAAGGGATTGAACCTGATATGGCGAAGAAAATCACTAAATTAGTGAAAGATTCAAAAATCAAAGTTCAAACTCAAATTCAAGGTGAACAAGTACGCGTAACCGGTAAATCCCGTGATGATTTACAAGCCGTTATTCAACTAGTGAAAGGTGCTGAATTAGGTCAACCATTCCAATTTAATAACTTTAGAGATTAA
- the argH gene encoding argininosuccinate lyase, which yields MALWGGRFTQAADKRFKDFNDSLRFDYRLAEQDIEGSIGWSKALVNVGVLSAEEQQQLEVALNELLIEVRSNPQAILQDDAEDIHSWVESKLIDKVGNLGKKLHTGRSRNDQVALDIKMWCKQRVTELQASIRNLQRHLVQTAEKTQDAVMPGYTHLQRAQPITFAHWCMAYVEMFERDYSRLADAYKRMNSCPLGSGALAGTAYAVDREQLASDLGFAFATRNSLDSVSDRDHIVELLSTASLSMAHLSRFAEDMIIFNSGEANFVELSDRVTSGSSLMPQKKNPDACELIRGKAGRVMGALTGMLMTLKGLPLAYNKDMQEDKEGIFDALDTWQDCVDMATFVLDELKVNTDRTREAALKGYSNATELADYLVAKGVPFRDSHHIVGETVVYAIEKGKALEDLTIPEFRQFSDVVGDDVYDILSLQSCLDKRCAKGGVSPLRVAEAIAEAKARLA from the coding sequence ATGGCTCTCTGGGGTGGTCGTTTTACACAAGCGGCAGATAAACGTTTTAAAGATTTTAATGATAGCCTGCGTTTTGATTATCGCTTGGCAGAGCAAGATATCGAAGGCTCCATTGGCTGGTCTAAAGCTTTAGTCAATGTTGGTGTATTAAGTGCTGAAGAGCAACAACAGCTAGAAGTTGCCTTAAATGAATTATTAATCGAAGTGCGGTCAAATCCACAAGCGATTTTACAAGATGATGCAGAAGATATTCATAGCTGGGTAGAAAGTAAGCTTATCGATAAAGTGGGTAATTTAGGTAAAAAATTACACACGGGTCGTAGCCGTAATGACCAAGTTGCACTCGATATCAAAATGTGGTGCAAACAACGTGTAACGGAGTTGCAAGCATCTATTCGTAATCTTCAACGTCATTTGGTGCAAACAGCGGAAAAGACGCAAGATGCGGTGATGCCGGGGTATACTCATTTACAACGTGCTCAACCAATTACTTTTGCCCATTGGTGTATGGCTTATGTGGAAATGTTTGAGCGTGATTATTCACGTCTCGCTGATGCTTATAAACGCATGAATAGCTGTCCATTAGGCAGTGGTGCACTTGCAGGAACAGCCTATGCAGTTGATCGTGAACAATTAGCATCAGATTTAGGTTTTGCTTTTGCGACGCGTAATAGCTTGGATAGCGTCTCTGATCGTGACCATATTGTGGAATTACTTTCAACGGCGTCTTTAAGTATGGCGCACCTTTCTCGTTTCGCAGAAGATATGATCATTTTTAACAGTGGTGAAGCGAATTTTGTCGAATTGTCAGATCGTGTAACTTCAGGTTCCTCTTTAATGCCACAAAAGAAAAATCCAGATGCTTGTGAATTGATTCGTGGTAAAGCGGGCCGTGTAATGGGCGCATTAACCGGTATGTTGATGACCTTAAAAGGTTTACCGTTAGCGTATAACAAAGATATGCAAGAAGACAAAGAAGGGATCTTTGATGCGTTAGATACCTGGCAAGATTGCGTAGATATGGCGACTTTTGTACTAGATGAATTAAAAGTGAATACCGATCGTACTCGTGAAGCTGCTTTAAAAGGTTACTCAAATGCAACAGAGCTAGCAGATTATCTTGTAGCAAAAGGTGTACCATTCCGTGATTCTCACCATATTGTCGGTGAAACCGTGGTTTATGCCATTGAAAAAGGCAAAGCCTTGGAAGACTTAACCATTCCTGAATTCCGTCAATTCAGTGATGTGGTAGGGGATGATGTATATGACATTCTTTCACTACAATCTTGTTTAGATAAACGTTGTGCGAAAGGTGGGGTTTCACCACTTCGAGTGGCAGAAGCGATTGCAGAAGCAAAAGCGAGATTAGCTTAA
- the rho gene encoding transcription termination factor Rho, whose amino-acid sequence MHLTELKNTPVSDLVKLGEEQMGLENLARLRKQDIVFAILKQHAKSGEDIFGGGVLEILPDGFGFLRSADSSYLAGPDDIYVSPSQIRRFNLQTGDKIEGKIRPPKEGERYFALLKVDQVNDDKPEVSRSKILFENLTPLHANSRLRMERGNGSTEDLTARILDLASPIGKGQRGLIVAPPKAGKTMLLQNIAQSITHNYPECELIVLLIDERPEEVTEMQRSVKGEVIASTFDEPAARHVQVAEMVIEKAKRSVEHKKDVVILLDSITRLARAYNTVTPASGKILSGGVDANALHRPKRFFGAARNVEEGGSLTIIATALVDTGSKMDEVIFEEFKGTGNMELHLSRKIAEKRVFPAIDFNRSGTRKEDLLTTPDELQKMWILRKILNPMGEVEAMEFLIDKLMVAKTNDEFFEIMKRS is encoded by the coding sequence ATGCATCTTACAGAACTTAAAAATACGCCTGTTTCTGATCTTGTGAAACTTGGTGAAGAACAAATGGGTTTGGAAAATCTTGCCCGTTTACGTAAACAAGATATTGTTTTTGCTATTTTGAAACAACACGCCAAGAGCGGTGAAGATATTTTTGGCGGCGGCGTGTTGGAGATTTTACCCGATGGTTTCGGTTTCTTACGCTCCGCAGACAGTTCCTACCTTGCTGGTCCTGATGACATCTACGTTTCTCCAAGTCAAATTCGTCGCTTCAATCTTCAAACTGGTGATAAAATCGAAGGTAAAATCCGTCCACCAAAAGAAGGCGAACGCTATTTTGCACTTTTAAAAGTCGACCAAGTCAACGATGACAAACCTGAAGTCTCTCGCAGCAAAATTCTTTTCGAAAACTTAACCCCATTACACGCAAATTCTCGTTTAAGAATGGAACGTGGTAATGGTTCAACCGAAGACTTAACTGCGCGTATTTTGGATTTAGCCTCTCCGATTGGTAAAGGTCAGCGTGGTCTTATCGTGGCTCCACCAAAAGCTGGTAAAACCATGTTGCTACAAAATATTGCACAAAGCATCACGCACAACTACCCAGAATGTGAACTTATTGTACTTTTAATCGATGAGCGTCCAGAAGAAGTAACGGAAATGCAACGTTCAGTAAAAGGTGAAGTGATTGCTTCAACCTTTGATGAACCAGCTGCTCGTCACGTTCAAGTGGCTGAAATGGTTATAGAGAAAGCAAAACGTTCTGTTGAGCATAAAAAAGACGTAGTGATTTTACTCGACTCTATTACACGTTTGGCACGTGCTTACAATACCGTTACACCAGCGTCTGGTAAAATTCTTTCTGGGGGTGTGGATGCAAATGCTTTACATCGACCAAAACGTTTCTTTGGTGCTGCACGTAACGTAGAAGAAGGCGGGAGTTTAACCATTATTGCAACCGCACTTGTAGATACCGGCTCAAAAATGGATGAGGTTATCTTTGAAGAATTTAAAGGTACCGGTAACATGGAATTACATCTTTCTCGTAAAATTGCAGAAAAACGTGTGTTCCCAGCGATTGACTTCAACCGTTCTGGTACGCGTAAAGAAGACTTACTTACCACACCAGATGAATTACAAAAAATGTGGATTCTTCGCAAAATCCTTAACCCAATGGGTGAAGTGGAAGCGATGGAATTCCTCATCGACAAACTTATGGTGGCGAAAACCAACGATGAGTTTTTTGAAATTATGAAGCGGTCTTAA
- the rplS gene encoding 50S ribosomal protein L19 codes for MSNIIKQLEQEQLKQNVPSFRPGDTLEVKVWVVEGSKRRLQAFEGVVIAIRNRGLHSAFTLRKISNGVGVERVFQTHSPAVDSIAVKRKGAVRKAKLYYLRERSGKSARIKERLGE; via the coding sequence ATGTCTAACATTATCAAACAACTTGAACAAGAACAATTAAAACAAAACGTACCTAGCTTCCGCCCAGGTGATACTTTAGAAGTTAAAGTATGGGTAGTTGAAGGTAGCAAACGTCGTTTGCAAGCATTCGAAGGCGTGGTTATTGCAATTCGTAACCGTGGCTTGCACTCAGCATTCACTTTACGTAAAATTTCTAACGGCGTAGGTGTTGAGCGTGTATTCCAAACTCACTCTCCAGCAGTAGATTCTATCGCTGTTAAACGTAAAGGTGCAGTACGTAAAGCTAAACTTTACTACTTACGTGAACGTTCAGGTAAATCAGCTCGTATTAAAGAGCGTTTGGGCGAATAA
- the trmD gene encoding tRNA (guanosine(37)-N1)-methyltransferase TrmD: MWIGVISLFPEMFKAITEFGVTGRAVKHNLLQVECWNPRDFTFDKHKTVDDRPYGGGPGMLMMVQPLRDAIHAAKVAAGEGAKVIYLSPQGRKLDQGGVTELAQNQKLILVCGRYEGIDERLIQTEIDEEWSIGDYVLTGGELPAMTLIDAVARFIPGVLGKQASAEEDSFADGLLDCPHYTRPEVLEGLTVPPVLMSGHHEEIRKWRLKQSLQRTWLRRPELLEGLALTDEQRKLLKEAKAEHNS; the protein is encoded by the coding sequence ATGTGGATAGGGGTGATTTCATTATTCCCTGAAATGTTTAAAGCGATTACGGAATTTGGGGTTACAGGTAGAGCCGTAAAACACAATCTTCTGCAAGTGGAATGTTGGAATCCAAGAGATTTTACATTCGATAAGCATAAAACTGTGGATGACCGTCCTTATGGTGGTGGTCCTGGAATGCTGATGATGGTGCAACCTTTACGGGATGCGATTCATGCTGCGAAAGTTGCTGCAGGAGAAGGCGCAAAGGTGATTTACCTTTCGCCACAAGGACGTAAACTCGATCAAGGCGGCGTAACGGAGCTTGCTCAAAATCAGAAATTGATTTTGGTATGTGGACGTTACGAAGGTATTGATGAGCGATTGATTCAAACTGAAATCGATGAAGAATGGTCAATCGGGGATTATGTTCTGACCGGTGGAGAATTGCCGGCAATGACATTAATTGATGCTGTTGCGCGTTTTATTCCCGGTGTATTAGGCAAGCAAGCCTCTGCAGAAGAAGATTCTTTCGCAGATGGTTTATTAGATTGTCCTCATTACACCAGACCGGAAGTGTTAGAAGGATTAACTGTACCACCCGTGCTGATGTCGGGACATCACGAAGAAATTCGGAAATGGCGATTAAAACAATCGCTACAAAGAACGTGGCTCCGACGCCCTGAGCTCTTAGAAGGCCTAGCTCTGACTGACGAACAACGTAAGCTGTTAAAAGAGGCGAAAGCCGAACATAACAGTTAG
- the rimM gene encoding ribosome maturation factor RimM (Essential for efficient processing of 16S rRNA) has translation MEQQRIEVVGKLGSTYGIRGWLRIYSSTEQAESIFDYQPWFLKIKGEWQPTELENWRHHNHEIIVKLKGVDDREAAQTLANVEIGVDLSVFPELEEGDYYWHDLIGCSVVNLEGYTMGTVTEMMETGSNDVLVVKANAKDAFGKQERLIPFLYEQVVKRVDLTTKTIEVDWDAGF, from the coding sequence ATGGAACAACAACGCATTGAAGTTGTGGGCAAATTAGGCTCAACCTACGGTATCCGTGGGTGGTTACGTATTTATTCATCAACAGAACAAGCTGAAAGCATTTTTGATTATCAACCTTGGTTTTTAAAAATCAAAGGTGAATGGCAGCCAACTGAATTAGAAAACTGGCGTCATCATAATCACGAAATCATCGTTAAATTAAAAGGCGTTGATGATCGGGAAGCTGCACAAACTTTAGCGAATGTTGAAATTGGTGTGGATTTATCTGTTTTCCCTGAACTGGAAGAGGGCGATTATTACTGGCACGATTTAATCGGTTGTTCAGTCGTCAACCTAGAAGGTTATACAATGGGAACGGTAACAGAGATGATGGAAACCGGTTCTAATGATGTGTTAGTAGTTAAAGCCAATGCCAAAGATGCTTTTGGAAAACAAGAGCGGTTAATTCCGTTTTTGTATGAACAAGTAGTTAAAAGAGTCGATCTCACCACGAAAACAATTGAAGTGGATTGGGACGCTGGTTTCTAA
- the rpsP gene encoding 30S ribosomal protein S16 has protein sequence MVTIRLSRGGAKKRPFYQIVVADSRSPRDGRFIERVGFFNPIAQGNAERLRVDLERVNHWVAQGASLSDRVATLVKEAQKA, from the coding sequence ATGGTAACCATTCGTTTATCTCGTGGCGGAGCTAAAAAACGCCCATTTTATCAAATTGTAGTAGCTGACAGTCGTTCACCACGTGACGGTCGTTTCATTGAGCGTGTAGGTTTCTTCAACCCAATCGCACAAGGTAACGCAGAGCGTCTTCGTGTTGATCTTGAGCGTGTAAACCACTGGGTTGCTCAAGGTGCATCACTTTCAGATCGTGTTGCAACGTTGGTAAAAGAAGCTCAAAAAGCATAA